CTCTTTAATCTTCTGCAACCGGCTATTTGGCAAGTAGGCGCCGGAATTGCGGCTGCAGCCTGCGTTTCCTTTGGCGGAGCGATACAGTTGTGGCGGAAATTGGTCCCGGATTTGCAAATTTCTTTTTCATGGTTTCGGATTAGCCAACTACGAGAACTTTTCTCCATGGGAAGTTGGGTGGCAATTAGCATGCTGGGTTCGATATTGTTCCTGGGCATTGATTTGCTGGTAATCAACAAAATGTTTGATTCAGAATCTGTCGGCCGGTATGCTGCGGTGATGCAGTGGTCGACGCTTTTACGAGGTCTTGCTACAACGGTTGCTGGAGTGTTCGGGCCGACGATTTTATATTGCTATGTAGCCGATGATATTTCGGGTCTAATTGCATATACCAGGAGGGCCGTCAAATTTCTCGGCTTGTTGATGGCATTGCCGGTTGGCATGGTTTGCGGCTTGTCTTCATCAATTCTAACTTTGTGGCTTGGTACAGAATACACTGATCTGGCAAGCTTGATGTCGCTCATGACGTTTCATTTGGCTTTGAACCTTGCGTATCTGCCGCTACATAACATTTCAACTGCAACTAAAAATGTCCGTGTGCCGGGTTGCGTTCAAATCATGGCTGGCGCGATTAACCTTTGTTTGGCGATATTTTTAGCTGGGGTGGCCGGCTGGGGGATCTATGGTGTTGCCGCAGCCGGAGCGATCGTTCTTACGTTGAAGAATTTACTGTTTACGCCGTTATATGCTGCACATATTCTAAATCAAAAGCGCGGTGTTTTTTTGAGGGAAGTTGCGCCGATCTTGTTAGCTGCTGCTTTAGTAGGCGGCGGATGTTGGTATGTAGCCAGTATCGTGGAAATTGCATCTTGGTATCGCTTGATCGGAATAGGCATGTTGGTATCGGCTGCTTATTTGGTGGCTGCTTACTATTTTTTACTGAGCAAAGAGGAACAGATAGAAATCACTGAGAGAGTATTAAGAATAAAGTGTGGTGCTGGCCGTGTTTAAAATGTACATGCGCAGATATCGGCAACGCAAGCTTTTCAAACGACTTCAAGCATTAGGGGCATTGGTAGAATGCGATATGACAGTGAAAATCGATTATCCGGAAAGAGTAAGAATTGGAGAATCGGTTTATATTGGACCGGATGTTTATTTGAGCGGCCGTGGAGGCTTGAACATCGAGGCTCATTCTATTGTTGCGCCGGAAGTTCTAATTCTTACGTCGCTACATAATTACAAGAGCGCTCGTATGATTCCGTATGATGAGGTAGAGCTATTGCGTCCGGTGACGATCGAACGATGCGTATGGATTGGTATGCGGGCAATCATTATGCCGGGAGTGACAATTGGTGAGGGAAGCATTGTTGCAACGGGTGCGGTTGTTACTAAGTCTTGTCCGCCAGGTAGTATAGTAGGCGGAAATCCGGCGAAGGTCGTTGGGGTAAGAGATATGGAGCGCTATCAGGAGTGTGCGAATAGAGGGGATTTTTACTTGAAGTGCAAGCGGGAACAGGGGTTGGTAAAATGCGAAGAATTGGATGCTGATTCGAAAACTAAAGGATAGATGGAGCGATAGGGATGGATAGGAAGAAAAAACGAGTACGGATTTTTGCGTATACCAAGGTCAACTTAGGCGATGATTTGTTTATTAAAATTTTGTGCGAACGATATCCGGATATAACCTTTTATTTGTTTGCCGACAAAGATACGAAAGCTGTCTTTAAAGGTTGTAGAAATCTACGCTGCTATGATTATCTATGGCCCAGACGCATGTTGCGCGTGCTAAGAATGTTAGGGATTAACAACGTTAATGATGATCAGTTGCTGGGAAAATTATTCAAACTGGATGCCTATGTATATATTGGCGGATCGATATTTATACAAGGCAATTTCTGGCGCAATGCACTACAGAATAGATATGCGCAATTAATTGAAGGAAAACCGAATTTTGTCATGGGCTGCAATTTTGGTCCGTTTGAAAGCAAAGAATATTTGTCCAGCTATCGGAGGTTATTTCAAAACTACACTGATGTTTGTTTTAGAGATGAGTATTCCTATCAGTTGTTTAAGGAAATGAAAAATACCAGGCACGGCAGCGACATCGTATTTGGCATTGCCGGACTACCGCAGCCTGAAGTTATAAAAGCTGTCGGGATTTCAGTTATTAATCTGGAGTTGCCGGCACGCAAAGAGATTGTGCAATATGCGAAGCAATATGATGCTAAGATGGCTGAAATTGCGGAAGTGTTTATCAGGAAGGGATATGATATTTATTTTTATTCATTTTGCAAGGCAGAAGGCGATGAAGAAGCAATCGAGAGGATTGTGGAGTTGATTTCTCCGACGTTGCGCAAGCAGAGTTTTAGTCATTATTATCGCGGCGATTTAGATGCGGTCTTACAGAGTTTGGCAAGCATGGAATATATCATTGCGACACGATTCCATGCAATGATTTTGGGGATGGTACTGAAAAAACCGACTTACCCGATCATTTATGATGAAAAGATGAAACATGTTCTTGAGGATATGAAGTTTGCCGGCAACTATTCATTGCTCAGTGAAGTGGGAGACATTATACCGCAAGAAATGATTGTCGATTTTACTGAAAATGCGCAGGATGTCACCCGGCAAGTAGCTGATTCGCACAAGCATTTTACTGCATTTGAAAAGTACATAAACGAAAATTGAGGTGAGCTTGATTCAAATGAAAGATAAATACAGGATGCTTTGCGAAAAAAATCCAAGCATACCGATTTTTTCACAGAGCTGGTGGTTGGATGCGGTCTGTGGCATGGAGGGCTGGGAGGTTTTGTTAGTTGAGAAAGGCGGCGAAGTGGTTGCTAGCTGGCCGTATAACGTACGGAAAAAGTACGGCATGCAGTGGGTGTATATGCCGACGTTAACGCAAACGCTGGGAATTTGGCTAAAATATCCGGACGGACAAAAATATGCGAAGCGGTTGCCCTATGAAAAAGAGCTTATAGATGAATTAATTAACCGATTTCCTTCCGTCGATTTTTTTTGGCAACAGTTTCACTATTCTATTACCAACTGGTTGCCGTTTTACTGGCGTGGCTATAAGCAGACCACAAAATATACATATGTAATTGATGACTTATCAGATTTAGAAGCCGTTTTTGCCAACTTTGAGCATGCGAAACGTAAGAATATCAAACGGGCGGAAAGCCTGGTCAGCGTAAAGTTTGACTTGGGTGCCGATGCATTTTATGAAAATCATAAGATGACCTTAGCGAAGCAAGGTGAGACAATCAGCTACTCGCGCGAAGTGTTCGAAAGGATGTATCAAGCCTGCTACCAAAACAATGCCGGAAAGACGATTTATGCGGTGGATGCGGACAATCATTTGCATGCAGCGCTGTTCATAATATGGGACTCAAATAGTGCCTACAATTTAATTAGTACAATTGATTCCGAGTATCGAAATAGTGGTGCTGCCAGTTTATTGGTTCGCGAGGCAATCCGGTTTGTCAGCGATAAAACCGCAAAATTTGATTTTGAAGGCAGCATGATTGAAGGGGTTGAAAACTCGTTTCGGCAATTCGGCGCGGTGCAAAGACCATACTTTGCCATCAGCAAGAACAGTCGTAGATTCAGAGTATGTCAATCGTTGCGCGAGCTGGCCATATCAATGCTGAAAGGGTGAAGTACAGACGGGTAAAGGGGACTGTGATTGGCTGGCTATGAAAGATACGCGAACCGGAAATTCTATGCGCAACATGGCCTATGGCTTCGGCGCTCAAGCGCTGAACATGGCGATCGGGTTCGCTGGACGAACCGTATTTATCCATCAATTGGGCGTGATTTATTTAGGAGTAAACGGTTTGTTCGCAAATATCCTTTCGCTATTGGCGTTGGCTGAGATGGGGGTCGGCAATGCGATTCTGTACAACCTATATAAGCCGGTGGCAGAAAACGACAAGGCAAAGATTTCTGCGCTGATTGCACTACTCGCTACAATTTATCGCCGGGTCGGTATAACCGTCGCGGTGGTGGGGCTTGGCATACTGCCGCTGCTGGAGAGCTTGATAAAAGATCAAGCGAACATCGTCAATTTGCAGTTGGTTTATCTGCTGTTCTTGGTGAATTCAGTAATAACTTACTTTTTTGCGCATAACAGCATACTGTTAATTGCTGAGCAAAAGCGATATGTCATAACCAAGTATGCAATCTGCTTTAATCTGCTTCAAAACAGTTTGCAAATACTGATCTTGTATATGACGCATGATTTTATTTTATATTTATGCGTACAAATTAGCTGTACTTTTTTCAATAGTTATCTGGTGACTAAATATGTTGAGCGGGTTTATCCGTTTATTGGTAAAGCTAGCGGCGTCTTAGATAAGGCGGTTATATACAAAAATATCCGCGCTATGTCGATGCATAAGGTTGCCACCACGGTTCTCTATTATACGGATAATATTTTAATTACGATGTTTTCCGGAATTTATTGGGTCGGAATCTATGCGAATTATACAATGATTTTGGGAATCGTCACGCAGTTTGCTGGCGTGCTGAATTCTTCGCTAAGCGCCAGCATTGGACATTTGAATGCGATGGAAAGTCAGGGGAAATCGCATCAGGTATTTGAAGCCAGTTTTCTGGTGAATTTTTGGGTTAACGGCGTTTGCTTGATCGCACTTTGTTTGCTGCTCAGTCCATTCATTACGCTGTGGCTGGGCAAAGAATACGTGTTAGACGGAAGTATTCTAGGAATGATTTTGCTTAATTATTATCTGCTGAGCATGCGAGCTGTGGTAATTATGTTCAAGGATTCTCTGGGGCTGTTTTGGAATGATCGGTATAAAGGTCTGGTGGAGTCATTAATCAATGTAACAGCATCCATTATATTAGGAAAAATGTTTGGGATTATTGGCGTCTTAGTGGGAACATTCACAGGAATGATGCTGAGCTGTTTTTGGATTGAACCATATGTATTATTCAAATATGGCTTTAAAAAATCGGTATGGCATCACTATATTCAATATGGCATCTATACAATAGCGTTGACTGGCGCATTGTTTATAACAGAGAAGGCTTGTGCATATTTTCCTGACGATACCGTGGCTGGTTTTTTCGGAAAGTTTTTTTGCTGCATGCTAATTCCTAATCTCCTGTTCAGCATCTGTTTTTTTAAAACGGATGCATTCAAGTATGTGTACGGTAAAGTTAAAGCACTTTCAAAACAGACAAAAGATGCAGAAAGGAGTGGTGAACGTGAATCCGGATATTAGTGTTATCGTTCCCATATATAAAGTAGAAGCGCATGTGCGAAAGTGCATTGAATCAATATTGGCGCAAAGCTTTACTAATATTGAAATCATTCTGGTTGACGACGGATCACCGGATAATAGTGGAGATATTTGTGATGAATATGCAAGAAAAGATCCTAGAGTCAGAGTAATACACAAGGAAAATCGGGGCGTGAGTTCGGCAAGAAATGTCGGTGTTGATATGGCATGCGGACGCTATATTGGTTTTGTCGATGGTGATGACTGGGTCGAGCCGGACATGTATTTGACGTTGCATGAAGCAATGCGCGAATATGATGCAGATATTGCCCATTGCACCCATCGCAATGTCAAGTTAACTGATTCAATACAATGTGCGGAGCCGGAGAACAGCAATTGTGACGGTGGAATACAGGTATACAGCCGTGAGGAAGCGCTACTGGAACTGCTGAACAATATAAAGATCACCAATTTATCAGGAGACAAACTGTACAAGGCAGAACTGTTTGACGGCATTATATATCCAGAAGGGCAGACTTACGAAGATTGGTATACGGTGCCTAAATTATTAGCGTGTGCAAAACGCATCGTAAAAGTCAGAAAAATACAATATTATTATCTGCGACATTTGAACGGCATTACGGGAACGTTAAATATCAGTAAGCGATATGACTTCTTTTGTGCGGTAAGGGAGCGGGCGCGTTTTATTAAAGTGAATTATCCGCAGTTAGCAGCTCCGTATGCAGCCGACTTTATCAAGATTAGCCTGATGCTATGCTATGACTTGAAAAAAGCGGATTCCATCAACAGCAACGTCTGCGTTAAGGAAATACAGGACTGCTTACGCGAGTATCTGCCAGCGGGGCTGTTGAACAAAGAACTGCCGTTGCACTGCAAGGGGTATCTGATTTTATTGGGTTTGAATATGAACCTATATGCAGCCTGCAAAACGGTTATCCAAAAAATACGTGGTGGATCGACAAATGTCATTAGCGTCTGATCGTACGAGAAAAAGTGAAATGCCGAGGTGGGAAAGCCATGTTGATCATCCGTTGTGACGCTTCTTATCCCGAAGAACGGGCTTACATATATGATGTCATATTTCGAGAGTTTTGGGGAATCTCTTATCGAGTCGCTATTGAAGACAGAACGGACATTGTTATTGCATGCTCACAGGATGCGGAGAAGGAAATACGTTTAGCGGATGTTTTTTTTCAGACACCTGCGACGCAGTGGATGACGGATTTATCGTTGCCCATGCAACCTTTAGAGCAATGGGAAATTATGCAGCCAGAAATAGCGGAGTTGGTAGTGGATGATACGTTGCCAGTCATTTTCGGATACCGATTGCGGCACGATGGCTATGTAATGGAGTCGAAAGAGAAAATTCAACTTGGTATTGATGTTTTCGGCGCAGCATTTTTAATGCTGACTCGTTATGAAGAAGTGGTCAGGCAAGACTATGATGAACACCACCGATTTGCGGCAAAATCGTCATTGGCTTTTCAGGAAGGTTTTTTGGCGAGGCCGATCATTAATGAATATTTGGAAATTCTGTGGTGGTGTATAAAAAAAATATGGCCGACTTTGCAGCGGAAGAACCGGCGGTTCAAAATGGTTGCGACGCATGATGTTGATTTTCCATTTTCTTATGCGTTCCGAACTTTGGCGCAGACAGGACGCAGCATAGTGGCTGATGTCTTGAAACGCCAAGATCCGGGAATGGCTATAAGGCGTTTAGCTCGTACGTACCAAGTGAGAAAAGGGAATTATCTGGCTGATGAAAATTACACATTTGATACGATTATGGACATTAGTGAAGCGAATGAGATAAAAAGTTGTTTTTATTTCATGACAAGTCATTCTCATGCCAGTTATGATACGTTTTATCCTCTGAACCATCCGTTGATGCAAGCCTTGATGAAACGGATTAGCGAGAGGGGACATGAAATCGGTCTTCATCCGAGCTATGAATCGTTTCAAGATGGCACGCAGATCAAAAAAGAGTGTGCGTATTTGAAACAAGCTTGTGCGGGAGTCGGCATAGAACTGGGAAGGATCGGCGGACGGCAGCATTATTTACGATGGTCGCCGGATACCTGGCAGCATTATGAGGATGCTGGACTGGCATATGATACTTCAGTATCCTACGCTGACCATATTGGTTTTCGTTGCGGCATCTGTTTTGAATATCCGGTATTCAATCTAAAAAAACGCAGGATGCTCGCTCTTCGTGAGCGGCCTCTGTTGGTCATGGAATGCAGCGCGCTGGACAAACAATACATGGGGCTGTCTTGTGCACAGGCAAAGTATGAAATGAGCAAACTGAAAGAAACGGTCAGGAAATATAATGGGGACTTCGTTTTATTATGGCACAATGACCGGCTGTCAATAAAGACGCAGCTTGCAGTATATAAAAGTTTGTTTGACAATGAGGTGCTTTAATGGAAGGTGCAAATCTATCGCTTCAAGAACGGGTGATGTTGTTTTTCGCTATGTATATTTTCGGATTAAGTCCGGCGCTACATATTCTAGGTAAAGTGGGGGTTATGCCGTCGATTCCTCAAAGTCTGTTCTGCATCATTCCCATTGTAATCATATGTATTAAGGCCCATGGTATGTTCATCCGATCAGAAGTGCCGTTTTTACTGTTGTATGGATATATATTTTTTTATTCCATGCTTGGATATTCTGAATTGGAATTGAGCGTAAATACATTTTCGGCTATACGGTACACTTTTTTTGGATCAGTGTATCCGTTCATACTGTTTTTGTTTTTTCGACAACCTCAATTATGGCAAATCATCTGTGCCAACAAAAAAAATATTGCAAGGTTATGGGCTTTTCTCACTGTTCTCTATGTCGCGTTGTCGATATACGGAATGTCATTGGTCGGCGAAAGCGGAGGGGTTTTGTCGCTTTCATTACGGCATTTGGTCAAGTTTTTACGTGACAGCGGCGAAGCCGAGTTTGACGTTGGTTATCAGGCAATCGGTGACAGTTACGTTTGCTTAACATTGTTGTTGTTGTGCTTATATCGCTCTTTGCTTGTACGCGTGATGATTTTCGGTGTGGCGGTATATATTTTATATATCGTAGGATCTAGGGCCAGCTTATTGTTTTTTGTTGCAGCAATAATGCTAGTGAAAATTGCTCGGATGAAATTTAGCAAAAATGAAATTATTATGGCTACCATACTGATGACGATGGTCTGCGGAATTTTTTCAGCTAATCTTATTGCTAAAACGGATGTCTTGGATCTGGAGGCAAATCCGATGGTTAAGCTAATGGTGGGCGTGGTTATTGAGCCTGAAAAAGATGAGTCTTATGTAGCGAGGCAATCATTAGCGAAAAGAAATACAGATGCTTTGATCCGATCTGATTTCTTGGGGGCTTATCGATTTGAGATAAAGGAAGGCCGGGCTGGAAATTATACGCATTCTGTTATCTCGATTTTAGAAGAGTATGGTGCAATTGGATTTGCCGCCTTATTAATTGCGTATGCGGCGGGATTGTTGCAGGCTATACGTCAGGCGCGGAGCAATGAGGTGTTGGCAAAGTATGCGTTGTATATGATGGTTTTTTGGGGCATGAATATGTTTCTCGCACGGGCCTATGACAACATCATCTATTGGTTTGCAATAGTGATGGGCATTGTATCCGCAGCAGGAATAATTAGAAGCGAGACAGGGGAGCAAGAGTTATGAAAAATGTACTAATAATTAGCTATCACTTTCCGCCGATCAACAATATTGCTGCAAGGCGCTACGGTTATATGGTAAATCATTTTGAGAAAAATGGTTGGACGCCTTGGGTTATCACGACTAACAGTGAAGGTTCGCTGCCGCAAGAAATACCGGAAGAGCGGGTTATACGCCTAGGTCATCACTTTCAAATAAATGAAAAGATTGATCACAGTAAAATTTCAAAAGCGGCGAATGGAATTAAAGGTTGGCCTCGTTTGGCGCATGCCGTACTGAGAAAATTGAATTTTCGCTTAAAGGCGATCGACAGATATTTGTTCACCTGGTATAAAGATGTATGGAAGAGGCGTCACGAGATAAAACAGATGCTGCCAAAGATAGATTTGATAGTAGCCACATTTGATCCGGCGACAGCGCTGTGGTTGGGTCGAAACTTCGCCAACTTCTATAATGTTCCATGGATTGCGGATTACCGAGATTTAGCGGCGCTGCATCCTGTGGCGCGAAGCCGGTTTGCACAATTTATCGATGTACGGATTGAGAGGAAGTTGTTGGCGACGGCGAGTCGCTTGACAACGGTTAGTGAGTCTTTGGCAGGTCTGTTAAGTTCCGTGCACGGCAAGCGGTGCGACGTGATATACAATGGCTGGGATCATGGCGAATGGCCGCAGGATTGTAAAGAATACCTTCCGATACGAGAAATTCCGCAGATGCCATATCTTTATTATGCCGGTCGTTTTTATGAACATCAGATTGATAGCGTAAAATTGTTGATGATGGTTTTAAAGGAAGTCGGGAATATTGCATTGGTCATTCGGTCGCTTGGGCCGAGCAATATAGAAATTGAGATTAACGAATTTGGGAAAAAAATACACGTTGATCATCGGGTCGTAATGCTTTCCTCATGTGATTATCAGACAGTGTACCACGAAGCTCAGCATGCGATGGCAAATGTAATCTTTGAAGATTTGTGTATGGATGATCCGTGGTCAAAAGGGACGCTAACTGGAAAGTTATTTACTTTACTGCCATTGCGTCCGCCTCTCATTTGCATTGCACGCGCTGACTCGGAAATGGGAAGGATTTTAGATATTACCCAAAAGGGCAAGCTGCTATATTCAGTGCCTGAAATGATTCAATATATCGAATCGATTGCAAAGCTAACGGCGCCGGAATCTATCTCGAATGCGGTAAATCAGTTTTCACGAGAAGTTCAGGCGGAAAAAATGGTGAAAATGTTTAACGAAGTTACTGAAGATAAAGCGCAATGCGAGCAGTTTGCCTGATGATGGGAAGGCGGAGGCGTGAATATGAAGATTGAGGTATTGGTTGCAACGATGCATCAAAAAAATTTGGCGTTGGCAAAGAAAATGAATATTAAAACAGATGCGATCATCATCAACCAGTGCGATGGACATTCTTATCAGGAAGAGCGATACAAGGATACCTGCATTAAGATGTATTCATTTGCTGAGCGGGGTGTAGGGAAAAGTAGAAATAATGCGTTGATGAGATCGACGGCGGATATCTGTGTAATGGCAGATGATGATGTGGTGTATCTTGATGATTATGAAGAAA
This DNA window, taken from Azotosporobacter soli, encodes the following:
- a CDS encoding oligosaccharide flippase family protein, with translation MNSPVKRQGKFSLNLISSIAYFALTICIGIWFAPYLISRLGISGYGMISLITTVTGYMSVATLTVNAAVGRYLTIALEQGDQQKANIIFNTSLYGSLGLVVVLIFPGLFVVMQPQTLISVPAGLEIQARWIFTFAIAAFLLNTIKTPFEVATYCRNRFELRNLLSAAEILIRIGLVVILFNLLQPAIWQVGAGIAAAACVSFGGAIQLWRKLVPDLQISFSWFRISQLRELFSMGSWVAISMLGSILFLGIDLLVINKMFDSESVGRYAAVMQWSTLLRGLATTVAGVFGPTILYCYVADDISGLIAYTRRAVKFLGLLMALPVGMVCGLSSSILTLWLGTEYTDLASLMSLMTFHLALNLAYLPLHNISTATKNVRVPGCVQIMAGAINLCLAIFLAGVAGWGIYGVAAAGAIVLTLKNLLFTPLYAAHILNQKRGVFLREVAPILLAAALVGGGCWYVASIVEIASWYRLIGIGMLVSAAYLVAAYYFLLSKEEQIEITERVLRIKCGAGRV
- a CDS encoding acyltransferase; this translates as MTVKIDYPERVRIGESVYIGPDVYLSGRGGLNIEAHSIVAPEVLILTSLHNYKSARMIPYDEVELLRPVTIERCVWIGMRAIIMPGVTIGEGSIVATGAVVTKSCPPGSIVGGNPAKVVGVRDMERYQECANRGDFYLKCKREQGLVKCEELDADSKTKG
- a CDS encoding polysaccharide pyruvyl transferase family protein; this translates as MDRKKKRVRIFAYTKVNLGDDLFIKILCERYPDITFYLFADKDTKAVFKGCRNLRCYDYLWPRRMLRVLRMLGINNVNDDQLLGKLFKLDAYVYIGGSIFIQGNFWRNALQNRYAQLIEGKPNFVMGCNFGPFESKEYLSSYRRLFQNYTDVCFRDEYSYQLFKEMKNTRHGSDIVFGIAGLPQPEVIKAVGISVINLELPARKEIVQYAKQYDAKMAEIAEVFIRKGYDIYFYSFCKAEGDEEAIERIVELISPTLRKQSFSHYYRGDLDAVLQSLASMEYIIATRFHAMILGMVLKKPTYPIIYDEKMKHVLEDMKFAGNYSLLSEVGDIIPQEMIVDFTENAQDVTRQVADSHKHFTAFEKYINEN
- a CDS encoding GNAT family N-acetyltransferase, producing the protein MKDKYRMLCEKNPSIPIFSQSWWLDAVCGMEGWEVLLVEKGGEVVASWPYNVRKKYGMQWVYMPTLTQTLGIWLKYPDGQKYAKRLPYEKELIDELINRFPSVDFFWQQFHYSITNWLPFYWRGYKQTTKYTYVIDDLSDLEAVFANFEHAKRKNIKRAESLVSVKFDLGADAFYENHKMTLAKQGETISYSREVFERMYQACYQNNAGKTIYAVDADNHLHAALFIIWDSNSAYNLISTIDSEYRNSGAASLLVREAIRFVSDKTAKFDFEGSMIEGVENSFRQFGAVQRPYFAISKNSRRFRVCQSLRELAISMLKG
- a CDS encoding glycosyltransferase family 2 protein; this encodes MNPDISVIVPIYKVEAHVRKCIESILAQSFTNIEIILVDDGSPDNSGDICDEYARKDPRVRVIHKENRGVSSARNVGVDMACGRYIGFVDGDDWVEPDMYLTLHEAMREYDADIAHCTHRNVKLTDSIQCAEPENSNCDGGIQVYSREEALLELLNNIKITNLSGDKLYKAELFDGIIYPEGQTYEDWYTVPKLLACAKRIVKVRKIQYYYLRHLNGITGTLNISKRYDFFCAVRERARFIKVNYPQLAAPYAADFIKISLMLCYDLKKADSINSNVCVKEIQDCLREYLPAGLLNKELPLHCKGYLILLGLNMNLYAACKTVIQKIRGGSTNVISV
- a CDS encoding polysaccharide deacetylase family protein; amino-acid sequence: MLIIRCDASYPEERAYIYDVIFREFWGISYRVAIEDRTDIVIACSQDAEKEIRLADVFFQTPATQWMTDLSLPMQPLEQWEIMQPEIAELVVDDTLPVIFGYRLRHDGYVMESKEKIQLGIDVFGAAFLMLTRYEEVVRQDYDEHHRFAAKSSLAFQEGFLARPIINEYLEILWWCIKKIWPTLQRKNRRFKMVATHDVDFPFSYAFRTLAQTGRSIVADVLKRQDPGMAIRRLARTYQVRKGNYLADENYTFDTIMDISEANEIKSCFYFMTSHSHASYDTFYPLNHPLMQALMKRISERGHEIGLHPSYESFQDGTQIKKECAYLKQACAGVGIELGRIGGRQHYLRWSPDTWQHYEDAGLAYDTSVSYADHIGFRCGICFEYPVFNLKKRRMLALRERPLLVMECSALDKQYMGLSCAQAKYEMSKLKETVRKYNGDFVLLWHNDRLSIKTQLAVYKSLFDNEVL
- a CDS encoding glycosyltransferase, whose amino-acid sequence is MKNVLIISYHFPPINNIAARRYGYMVNHFEKNGWTPWVITTNSEGSLPQEIPEERVIRLGHHFQINEKIDHSKISKAANGIKGWPRLAHAVLRKLNFRLKAIDRYLFTWYKDVWKRRHEIKQMLPKIDLIVATFDPATALWLGRNFANFYNVPWIADYRDLAALHPVARSRFAQFIDVRIERKLLATASRLTTVSESLAGLLSSVHGKRCDVIYNGWDHGEWPQDCKEYLPIREIPQMPYLYYAGRFYEHQIDSVKLLMMVLKEVGNIALVIRSLGPSNIEIEINEFGKKIHVDHRVVMLSSCDYQTVYHEAQHAMANVIFEDLCMDDPWSKGTLTGKLFTLLPLRPPLICIARADSEMGRILDITQKGKLLYSVPEMIQYIESIAKLTAPESISNAVNQFSREVQAEKMVKMFNEVTEDKAQCEQFA